In one window of Fulvia fulva chromosome 5, complete sequence DNA:
- a CDS encoding Arylamine N-acetyltransferase — MAHQASAGQLAQVPLGFHPRPHYGRDQLQKYFERIRLPQQHCATPILDDPQLAGTKGHGLPLLAALHRYHLANIRFENLELHYSAHRKISLNMDDLFDKFAVRGGKYGRGGHCMENNGLFGTVLRSLGYEVRNCAGRVSRSWSPDAETRTQQCETYDNWNHVLNLVKVDGQWWVVDVGMGSMGPAVIYPLEDGFESIAVPPRRIRLQKRSIPETYAHNKDQAPKLWCYDQCLAPDKPGKDSWIPTYCFTETEFLPQDYEMMSWYTSTNPKSFFTYSILCTKLLLSEDESHIIGDVTLFNDGYRKTVAGQRDTPVQLKTEQERLDAMKEVFGLEFTEEEKNGISAEKRLA; from the coding sequence ATGGCCCACCAAGCCTCTGCTGGACAATTGGCGCAAGTACCACTCGGCTTCCATCCTAGACCTCATTATGGAAGGGACCAGCTGCAAAAGTACTTCGAGCGAATTCGACTCCCACAGCAACATTGTGCAACCCCCATACTGGATGACCCACAGCTGGCAGGCACGAAGGGACATGGCTTACCTCTTCTGGCCGCGCTCCATCGCTATCATCTGGCCAACATCCGCTTCGAGAACCTTGAACTCCATTATTCTGCACACCGAAAGATATCGCTAAATATGGATGATCTCTTTGACAAGTTCGCGGTGCGTGGTGGGAAGTACGGACGCGGAGGACATTGTATGGAGAACAACGGCCTGTTTGGCACCGTCCTCCGAAGCCTGGGCTACGAAGTCAGAAACTGCGCTGGGCGAGTGAGCAGATCGTGGAGTCCCGATGCAGAGACACGAACGCAGCAGTGCGAGACTTACGACAACTGGAATCATGTGCTAAATCTTGTCAAAGTCGATGGCCAATGGTGGGTCGTCGATGTCGGCATGGGATCCATGGGCCCAGCTGTCATCTATCCTCTCGAAGACGGATTCGAGTCTATCGCTGTACCACCGAGGAGGATCCGTCTCCAGAAGCGAAGTATTCCAGAGACATATGCCCACAATAAAGATCAAGCACCAAAGCTATGGTGCTATGACCAGTGTCTTGCGCCGGACAAACCTGGGAAAGACAGCTGGATTCCAACCTACTGCTTCACCGAGACAGAGTTCCTACCACAAGACTATGAGATGATGTCCTGGTACACGTCGACGAACCCAAAAAGCTTCTTTACGTACAGTATCCTCTGCACCAAACTCCTGCTGAGCGAGGACGAGTCACATATCATCGGTGACGTTACCTTGTTCAACGACGGGTATAGGAAGACTGTCGCTGGTCAAAGAGATACTCCTGTCCAGCTGAAGACAGAGCAAGAGCGGCTGGATGCGATGAAAGAGGTGTTTGGGCTTGAGTTCACGGAGGAGGAGAAGAATGGCATATCAGCAGAGAAACGACTGGCTTAG
- a CDS encoding Deoxyribonuclease Tat-D: MWGVEGEAMVRFDKGHISCMASSFTQDVARIRDLSAESPGFVSAFGELGLDYDRLTHASKEMQIRTFKAQLNIFVTEKLDLPLFLHFRAACEDFIDIIRPYLPNLPNLPRGGLVHSFVGSKEEMQALVDMGF; encoded by the exons ATGTGGGGCGTCGAGGGAGAGGCGATGGT CCGATTCGATAAGGGTCATATTAGCTGCATGGCGAGCAGCTTCACACAAGATGTGGCTAGAATCCGAGATTTGTCGGCGGAGAGTCCTGGCTTTGTATCTGCTTTTGGTGAACTGGGACTTGACTACGACCGTCTTACACACGCGTCGAAGGAGATGCAGATCCGCACATTCAAAGCTCAGTTGAATATTTTTGTGACAGAGAAGCTCGATCTTCCGCTGTTCCTGCACTTCCGAGCAGCATGCGAGGACTTTATCGACATCATCCGACCTTACTTGCCTAACTTGCCTAACTTGCCTCGAGGTGGTCTGGTGCACTCCTTCGTAGGTTCCAAGGAGGAAATGCAAGCTTTGGTGGACATGGGCTTCTAG